A section of the Candidatus Bathyarchaeia archaeon genome encodes:
- a CDS encoding sugar phosphate isomerase/epimerase: MRYGAMNFPARPVLAELEAIGRMGFDFIELTMDPPEATPEKLLANREPISDALSAHGMDAIAHLPCFVRTADLYDSIRLASRMEVFKAIDALPELGIRIANLHPSYIPRMVRHMGDHGLRLGMDFLREVLERAEEKGIDITIENMCPSDGWLSEPEEFEEVLRAFPRAGFTLDLGHANLLAPRNRSIEFLRRFGGRLRHLHVHDNFGLSDEHLPPLCGNIDFAGIFSAIKRSGYDGTMTLEVFSKDRDYLRIALEKAKGLWGSA; this comes from the coding sequence ATGCGCTATGGCGCCATGAATTTCCCAGCGCGCCCTGTCTTGGCCGAGCTCGAGGCCATCGGGAGGATGGGGTTCGATTTCATAGAGCTTACGATGGATCCCCCGGAGGCTACCCCGGAGAAGCTATTGGCAAATCGCGAACCGATATCGGATGCTCTTTCGGCCCATGGGATGGATGCGATCGCGCATCTGCCCTGCTTCGTCAGGACCGCGGACCTCTACGATTCCATAAGGCTCGCTTCGAGGATGGAGGTTTTCAAGGCCATCGATGCGTTGCCGGAGCTTGGCATAAGGATCGCCAACCTCCATCCGAGCTATATCCCAAGGATGGTGAGGCATATGGGCGATCACGGCCTCCGACTCGGCATGGATTTCCTAAGGGAGGTGCTCGAGAGGGCCGAGGAGAAGGGGATCGATATAACCATCGAGAACATGTGCCCCTCGGACGGATGGCTATCCGAACCTGAGGAGTTCGAGGAGGTCCTCAGGGCCTTCCCCAGAGCGGGGTTCACATTAGATTTGGGCCATGCCAACCTATTGGCGCCGAGGAACAGATCGATCGAGTTCCTGAGGCGCTTCGGGGGGAGGCTCCGTCATTTGCACGTCCACGACAACTTCGGCCTATCGGATGAGCATTTGCCGCCGCTCTGCGGGAACATCGACTTCGCCGGAATATTCTCGGCAATAAAGCGATCCGGGTACGATGGGACGATGACCTTGGAGGTATTCTCCAAGGATAGGGATTACCTTAGGATCGCGCTGGAGAAGGCAAAGGGGCTTTGGGGATCCGCCTGA
- a CDS encoding 30S ribosomal protein S30e codes for MPTHGSITKAGKVRSQTPKIQGRERRSPIPRIRVRSLARKRLILGRKPGQNWGAV; via the coding sequence ATTCCGACCCATGGCTCCATAACCAAGGCCGGCAAGGTTAGGTCTCAAACGCCGAAGATCCAAGGGCGCGAGAGGAGGTCCCCCATCCCGAGGATCAGGGTCAGGTCCCTAGCTAGGAAGAGGCTGATCCTCGGGAGGAAGCCGGGCCAGAACTGGGGGGCCGTCTAG
- a CDS encoding sodium:solute symporter family protein: protein MEELAISFIVGAIIYWGILAYLGYLGYKRTTPTAMEYFLAGGTLGPVVVGIAGMATMLSAWTMLGHPGGQYTYGLSYTCYLVHMTIQVLFPLMLFYKPLWLLSHKYRFVTIGEMAEDYFESKWIRVLIGICAVLFAVGYVTIQLVGGAIIFQHFSGGLIYPEAGAILMAIIVAYYVIAGGFRSTVWTDVIQGILLILGVAIVMVAILWAVGGINVLWIRALSELPSSYFKVPPGMVLFGVPYIITMAFANLGIYTSPQVSMIYAGSRDPRAIRVVGLLMIIVASFLFFIGYPIIGTGGRLLFPKLPSPDRLPLVAITTLAPAFIAALFGVATLAAMNSTADMNLLQTSGIFVRDIISPIYKKSLPDEKQIFISRMIILLMLLLSISMVFIRGLYELITFLGALGVAHGTQMIPILFAITRASRITKLGAGLGLLAGIIAVNLTYWVWRYPFGIHSAGWGLITNIIVCIIASYTTKPPSADKVEKFHGFLSKEFGLPSIGLLPKTSKGWAFAILVMIYMFLHAGPLLYLFEGIALWIWNVAMWIFAIILALIGFYKFRFA, encoded by the coding sequence ATGGAGGAGCTAGCTATCAGCTTTATTGTGGGCGCGATAATCTATTGGGGAATTCTGGCATATTTGGGATATCTTGGATACAAGAGGACGACGCCAACGGCTATGGAGTATTTTCTCGCCGGTGGAACTCTTGGACCAGTTGTAGTTGGCATCGCTGGCATGGCTACTATGCTGAGCGCTTGGACGATGCTAGGGCACCCTGGGGGGCAGTATACCTATGGTCTATCATATACCTGTTATCTCGTCCATATGACCATTCAAGTTCTCTTTCCATTGATGCTATTTTATAAGCCATTATGGCTACTATCGCATAAATATCGGTTCGTCACAATCGGGGAAATGGCGGAGGACTATTTTGAATCCAAATGGATAAGGGTGCTTATAGGGATTTGTGCAGTTCTATTCGCCGTTGGATATGTAACGATCCAGCTTGTTGGCGGAGCAATTATCTTTCAGCACTTCAGCGGCGGACTGATTTATCCAGAGGCGGGGGCAATACTTATGGCAATAATAGTGGCTTATTACGTCATCGCTGGAGGGTTTAGGTCCACGGTTTGGACGGACGTCATTCAAGGAATCCTCCTGATTTTGGGAGTGGCCATAGTGATGGTTGCTATCCTCTGGGCCGTTGGAGGGATTAATGTATTATGGATTAGAGCACTATCAGAGCTACCATCAAGTTATTTCAAGGTCCCGCCTGGAATGGTATTGTTCGGGGTCCCATATATAATAACAATGGCCTTCGCGAATCTTGGGATATATACATCGCCACAAGTAAGTATGATCTACGCCGGATCAAGAGATCCGAGGGCAATCCGAGTAGTTGGCCTTCTAATGATAATTGTTGCCTCATTCCTATTTTTCATTGGTTATCCAATAATAGGAACTGGGGGAAGGCTCTTGTTCCCAAAGCTACCGAGCCCTGACAGATTGCCTCTCGTGGCAATAACCACGCTCGCTCCCGCATTCATAGCGGCTTTATTTGGAGTCGCCACGCTTGCTGCTATGAACTCCACCGCCGATATGAACTTACTACAAACGAGTGGGATATTCGTGAGAGATATAATTTCTCCCATATATAAGAAGAGTCTTCCCGACGAGAAGCAAATATTTATCTCCAGAATGATAATATTGTTAATGTTATTGCTTTCCATATCCATGGTGTTCATTAGGGGGCTATATGAGCTGATAACTTTCCTTGGCGCGTTGGGAGTAGCACATGGGACGCAAATGATCCCAATCCTCTTCGCTATAACTAGGGCCTCCAGAATCACCAAGCTAGGAGCTGGCCTCGGGTTACTTGCCGGCATAATTGCTGTCAACCTTACCTACTGGGTATGGAGATACCCGTTCGGAATACACTCTGCGGGCTGGGGGCTAATAACAAATATAATCGTTTGCATAATCGCATCTTATACGACTAAACCGCCATCTGCTGATAAGGTTGAAAAATTCCACGGATTCTTGTCCAAGGAATTTGGCTTGCCATCCATTGGCCTTCTTCCAAAAACGAGCAAGGGATGGGCCTTCGCTATATTGGTTATGATATATATGTTCCTTCACGCAGGCCCATTGCTCTATCTCTTCGAAGGAATTGCGCTTTGGATATGGAACGTCGCCATGTGGATATTCGCCATAATCTTGGCCTTGATAGGCTTTTACAAATTCCGTTTCGCATAA
- a CDS encoding HDIG domain-containing protein gives MALLTRGEAIRILEENVRRRNIFLHMLAVEAIMRGLARRLGGDEELWGLTGLLHDVDFDRTAEDFERHGLEAASILGDSVPREVLDAIRAHNSKIGEPRTPMENALVASDAASGLIIACALVMPSKRLEEVTLEGLIRKFKDKDFARGADRGRILFCERLGLSRDEFLRIALDSLKSIAPSLGL, from the coding sequence TTGGCCTTGCTGACCCGGGGGGAAGCCATCCGGATCCTAGAGGAGAACGTTAGGAGGAGGAACATATTCCTCCACATGCTGGCCGTCGAGGCCATAATGAGGGGCTTGGCGAGGAGGCTGGGCGGCGATGAGGAGCTCTGGGGCTTAACGGGGCTGCTCCACGACGTGGACTTCGATAGGACCGCTGAGGATTTCGAGCGCCATGGGCTGGAGGCCGCGTCCATATTGGGGGATTCCGTCCCAAGGGAGGTCCTCGATGCCATAAGGGCCCATAACTCCAAGATCGGGGAGCCGAGGACCCCGATGGAGAATGCCCTCGTCGCCAGCGATGCCGCATCGGGCTTGATAATAGCCTGCGCCTTGGTGATGCCCTCGAAGAGGCTCGAGGAGGTTACCCTCGAGGGCCTGATAAGGAAGTTCAAGGACAAGGACTTCGCTAGGGGAGCCGATAGGGGGAGGATATTGTTCTGCGAAAGGCTCGGGCTATCGAGGGACGAGTTCCTGAGGATCGCCCTCGATTCCCTCAAATCCATCGCTCCATCCCTAGGGCTTTGA
- a CDS encoding HEPN domain-containing protein encodes MNKEMAKDYLERSLRCLEEAEMAFAKGDYAGTVRRGQEAFELCLKALLRAMGIEYPKEHDVSDVLEAERHRLPDRLLGALEEMKALSRELASLRGPALYGYEREGIPASKAFKRDYASSVLEKVRGHVGAIRDLLAPILR; translated from the coding sequence ATGAATAAAGAAATGGCCAAGGATTATCTCGAGAGGTCGCTCAGATGCTTGGAGGAGGCGGAGATGGCCTTCGCCAAGGGCGACTACGCCGGAACCGTTAGGCGGGGCCAAGAGGCTTTCGAGCTATGCCTGAAGGCATTGTTGAGGGCGATGGGCATAGAATATCCCAAGGAGCACGACGTGAGCGATGTCTTGGAGGCGGAGAGGCATCGGCTTCCGGATCGGTTGCTCGGGGCTCTGGAGGAGATGAAGGCCCTCAGCAGGGAGTTGGCATCGCTGCGCGGCCCGGCCCTATATGGCTATGAAAGGGAAGGGATACCGGCCAGCAAGGCCTTCAAGCGCGATTACGCGAGCTCGGTCCTCGAGAAGGTAAGGGGGCACGTGGGCGCCATAAGGGATTTGCTGGCGCCCATCCTCCGATAA
- a CDS encoding DUF169 domain-containing protein, with the protein MGKGMDPELDWASCSQRLKEVLGLRGSPVAIAYSNTPAPGASGGIYRACGAILAARDGEAINLASDNCGCKGGIYHLGLGPPREGLEAFLAYEERLFSSLTVARRMIQGMRREAPPPFGLAKFVVFSPLERIESKPDWFCSHATPSKPAGSWPWPASMMVHCPRRTSAAPYAGALSRIP; encoded by the coding sequence ATGGGAAAGGGCATGGATCCGGAGCTGGATTGGGCATCGTGCTCCCAAAGGTTGAAGGAGGTCCTAGGTCTTAGGGGCAGCCCGGTGGCTATCGCATATTCCAATACGCCGGCCCCGGGCGCGAGCGGCGGCATCTATCGCGCTTGTGGGGCGATCTTGGCCGCTAGGGATGGGGAGGCGATCAACTTGGCCAGCGATAATTGCGGATGCAAGGGGGGAATCTACCACTTGGGGTTGGGGCCCCCGCGCGAGGGATTGGAGGCTTTCTTAGCATATGAAGAAAGGTTATTCTCCTCCTTGACCGTTGCTAGGCGAATGATCCAAGGGATGAGGAGGGAGGCGCCGCCGCCCTTCGGGCTGGCCAAGTTCGTGGTTTTCTCCCCATTGGAAAGGATCGAATCGAAACCGGACTGGTTCTGTTCCCATGCAACCCCGAGCAAGCCTGCCGGATCGTGGCCTTGGCCGGCTTCGATGATGGTTCATTGCCCAAGGCGAACCTCGGCGGCTCCCTATGCTGGAGCGCTATCACGTATCCCCTAA
- a CDS encoding DUF763 domain-containing protein: MKRAGLAELRLHWGEAPGWLLVRMVALAKGIFQAIYDEYGSREILRRLSDPLFFQACSNALGFDWDSSGSTTTTCYALKAALNSIDAGVKVVGGKGRHARGAPGELDALGPAMGISDEEVERLKYASRMAAKVDNAAIQAGYVLYHHSLFVGEDGGWAIVQQGMNPATRMARRYHWISDGLTSFVREPHRGIAAQILHDRVLDMTAKSSEEARRVSCDLSKEGARRISRLLASIPSRVQAKMDGWIEGGPGPAPMEYRVPRRMDWRALEIAYEIQPRDYEELLAIRGIGPSTIRGLALIAELIYGAAPSWRDPAKFSFAFGGKDGVPFPVDRGAMDEAISFLKKAIEESRLGDGEKMSALRRLGASANQGRRRG, encoded by the coding sequence ATGAAGCGGGCGGGCTTGGCGGAGCTTAGGCTCCATTGGGGGGAGGCCCCGGGCTGGCTATTGGTCCGTATGGTAGCGCTGGCCAAGGGCATCTTCCAAGCCATATACGATGAATACGGCAGCCGGGAGATACTCCGCCGGCTATCCGACCCGCTCTTCTTCCAAGCCTGCTCGAACGCGCTCGGCTTCGATTGGGACAGCAGCGGATCCACGACGACCACCTGCTACGCCCTGAAAGCGGCCCTAAATTCGATCGATGCGGGCGTCAAGGTCGTCGGCGGGAAGGGAAGGCATGCGAGGGGGGCGCCGGGGGAATTGGATGCCCTCGGCCCGGCCATGGGCATATCGGACGAGGAAGTCGAGCGCCTCAAATACGCCAGCAGGATGGCGGCGAAGGTCGATAACGCGGCCATACAAGCCGGATATGTCCTATACCATCACTCGCTGTTCGTGGGCGAGGACGGGGGTTGGGCAATCGTCCAGCAGGGCATGAACCCGGCCACGAGGATGGCGAGGAGGTACCATTGGATCTCAGATGGCTTGACCAGCTTCGTCCGGGAACCCCATAGAGGTATCGCCGCGCAGATCCTCCACGATAGGGTCTTGGACATGACGGCCAAGTCCAGCGAGGAGGCTAGGAGGGTTTCATGCGATCTATCCAAGGAGGGGGCGAGGAGGATATCGAGGCTTTTGGCATCGATCCCCTCGCGAGTCCAGGCCAAGATGGATGGGTGGATCGAAGGCGGGCCCGGCCCGGCCCCCATGGAATATAGGGTCCCGAGGCGGATGGATTGGAGGGCACTCGAGATCGCCTATGAGATCCAACCGAGGGATTACGAGGAATTGCTGGCCATAAGGGGGATCGGGCCCTCCACCATCAGGGGATTGGCCCTCATAGCCGAGCTGATCTACGGCGCGGCGCCGAGCTGGAGGGACCCGGCCAAATTCTCATTCGCCTTTGGTGGGAAGGACGGCGTTCCTTTCCCGGTCGATAGGGGGGCCATGGACGAGGCCATAAGCTTCCTGAAGAAAGCCATAGAGGAATCGAGGCTCGGGGATGGGGAGAAGATGAGCGCGCTGAGGAGGCTTGGGGCCTCCGCTAACCAAGGGCGCCGAAGGGGCTAG
- a CDS encoding DNA double-strand break repair nuclease NurA, with product MVHRAQAIVGNGEISNLLLRGPRASIPEALMRLSFDSLERLPPIRGLLGEGLEPIEEPPLELRAPEAPMEPIRIAPRECDSPIAAIDVSVSKIGETREGIVVALRGVAVWRAGASYRYIRYGPLPFHIAEGGSIAGLMEPEGDDCPALQSGLIQIATRLRNLMERWLQESICASFRDSIILFDGSLTAGTPDNPAGALGRILRKARDNGNSVLAFSKATKLAYDGRSVLELAKGAEPPYVIDIDELISKCFPSHPIKLLGRVFISRLSRDGPAFRLDVDRGIGLEGALEAISKLLGSDIASAGYPECLKLAHILSSFTSNEVVGIQRFLSGFKGIQLIQRPNLRRILFGPFGGWSGAA from the coding sequence ATGGTCCACCGCGCCCAAGCTATAGTGGGCAATGGGGAAATAAGTAATTTACTGTTGAGGGGGCCGAGGGCCTCCATACCGGAGGCCCTCATGAGGCTCAGCTTCGATAGCTTGGAGCGGCTACCGCCCATAAGGGGGCTCCTCGGGGAGGGCTTGGAGCCGATCGAGGAACCGCCATTGGAGCTGAGGGCCCCGGAGGCCCCGATGGAGCCCATCAGGATCGCCCCGAGGGAATGCGATTCACCGATAGCGGCCATCGACGTTTCCGTTTCGAAGATTGGGGAGACTAGGGAGGGCATCGTGGTGGCCCTCAGGGGAGTCGCCGTATGGAGGGCCGGCGCCTCCTATCGCTATATCAGGTACGGCCCGCTCCCGTTCCATATAGCCGAGGGGGGCTCGATCGCGGGCCTTATGGAGCCGGAGGGGGACGATTGCCCGGCGCTCCAATCCGGCTTGATCCAGATAGCGACCCGATTGAGGAATCTGATGGAGCGTTGGCTTCAGGAATCGATCTGCGCCTCCTTTAGGGATTCCATCATACTCTTCGATGGCTCGCTAACGGCCGGGACCCCGGATAACCCGGCCGGGGCGCTGGGGAGGATCTTGAGGAAGGCTAGGGATAATGGGAACTCTGTCTTGGCCTTCTCGAAGGCCACGAAGCTCGCATACGATGGCCGGAGCGTCCTAGAGCTGGCCAAGGGGGCGGAGCCGCCCTATGTGATCGATATAGATGAGCTCATCTCCAAGTGCTTCCCCTCCCACCCCATAAAGCTGCTCGGCAGGGTCTTCATCTCGAGGCTCTCCCGGGATGGCCCAGCATTCAGGCTCGATGTGGATAGGGGGATCGGCCTAGAGGGCGCCCTCGAGGCGATCTCCAAGCTTTTGGGCTCCGATATAGCGAGCGCTGGATATCCGGAATGCCTGAAGCTGGCCCATATTTTGAGCTCATTCACCTCCAATGAGGTCGTTGGGATCCAAAGGTTCCTCTCGGGCTTCAAGGGGATCCAATTGATCCAAAGGCCGAACCTGAGGAGGATCCTCTTCGGCCCCTTCGGGGGCTGGAGCGGGGCGGCCTGA
- a CDS encoding dihydroorotate dehydrogenase electron transfer subunit, whose product MAERGSPMMDERGARRAARVEGAEWEARSIRSLHFRDPLLSKALPGQFAMVWIPGVDEVPMSISKIGPGDSASITVKGVGEATRALLGMGIGDRIWVRGPYGTHYKFEAFERPLLVAGGVGAASLLPLAEAMEAAGATQTLIIGGKSIEEIPLLRRARALEASGGLRLVLATEDGSRGERGLASEVAERLLRAEDYDSMFACGPEPMILALMAIAGRRGIPFQASLERLMKCGVGVCGSCCINGLRVCKDGPVFEMERLKGLEDLGRVKLDESGRRVPLDA is encoded by the coding sequence TTGGCCGAGAGAGGGTCGCCCATGATGGATGAAAGGGGGGCGCGGAGGGCCGCTCGGGTGGAGGGGGCGGAATGGGAGGCGCGATCCATCAGATCACTGCACTTCAGGGATCCGCTCCTCTCGAAGGCCCTCCCGGGCCAATTCGCGATGGTATGGATCCCGGGGGTGGATGAGGTACCGATGAGCATCTCCAAGATTGGACCCGGGGATTCGGCCTCGATAACCGTTAAGGGCGTTGGGGAAGCTACGCGCGCCCTGCTGGGGATGGGCATCGGGGATCGCATCTGGGTGAGGGGCCCCTATGGGACCCATTATAAGTTCGAGGCGTTCGAGAGGCCCCTGCTGGTGGCTGGCGGCGTTGGGGCCGCATCCCTATTGCCCCTCGCCGAGGCCATGGAGGCGGCGGGCGCGACCCAGACATTGATCATCGGGGGCAAATCGATTGAGGAGATCCCGCTCCTGCGCAGGGCCAGGGCATTGGAGGCCTCTGGGGGCTTGAGGCTAGTCTTGGCGACGGAGGATGGCTCGCGCGGGGAGAGGGGATTGGCATCTGAGGTGGCGGAGCGCTTGCTTAGGGCCGAAGATTACGATTCGATGTTCGCCTGCGGTCCGGAGCCGATGATCCTAGCCCTGATGGCGATCGCGGGGCGAAGGGGGATCCCCTTCCAAGCCAGCCTCGAGAGGCTTATGAAATGCGGCGTGGGCGTATGCGGAAGCTGCTGCATAAATGGCTTAAGGGTATGCAAGGATGGCCCCGTCTTCGAAATGGAGAGGCTCAAGGGGCTCGAGGACCTCGGGAGGGTCAAGCTGGATGAGAGCGGCAGGAGGGTGCCGCTCGATGCCTGA
- a CDS encoding nucleotidyltransferase domain-containing protein, whose product MPEGIDCAVDAPEKAFEASGANAERASEAVKRLYMELVKEYASMLKDLLGNRLRSVCLFGSVARGDFEVGSDVDLLIVVEGLPEDVGNRHSMFRDLRTRIASSKAARGIRELGYSAAASEIYLTPEEVEKHPPIMLDIVEDGIIIYDSDGFLRKVLEDIRAKLRELGARRMRIGKGWYWVLKPDAKLGEEIRV is encoded by the coding sequence ATGCCTGAGGGGATTGATTGCGCCGTGGATGCCCCGGAGAAGGCTTTTGAGGCATCAGGCGCGAATGCCGAACGCGCCTCGGAAGCGGTCAAGCGGCTTTACATGGAGCTCGTTAAGGAATACGCCTCGATGCTGAAGGATTTGCTGGGGAATAGGCTCCGCTCCGTTTGCCTATTCGGGAGCGTCGCTAGGGGGGACTTTGAAGTGGGGAGCGATGTGGATCTTTTGATCGTTGTGGAGGGCCTCCCGGAGGACGTTGGGAACAGACACTCCATGTTTAGGGATTTGAGGACGAGGATCGCCTCCAGTAAGGCCGCTCGGGGGATTAGGGAGCTAGGCTATTCCGCCGCCGCATCGGAGATCTATCTAACGCCCGAGGAGGTGGAGAAGCATCCGCCCATAATGCTCGACATCGTCGAGGATGGCATCATCATTTACGATAGTGACGGTTTCTTGAGGAAGGTATTAGAGGACATCAGGGCCAAGCTCCGGGAGCTGGGGGCCCGCAGGATGAGGATCGGCAAGGGCTGGTATTGGGTTTTGAAGCCTGATGCTAAGCTGGGCGAGGAGATAAGGGTTTGA
- a CDS encoding DUF169 domain-containing protein, translating into MALAGFDDGSLPKANLGGSLCWSAITYPLMTGSINVSLGDITARRIKGYDPGELIVSVPIHKISHIVGGIDHCIAGTAKPSRGLGRSNSF; encoded by the coding sequence GTGGCCTTGGCCGGCTTCGATGATGGTTCATTGCCCAAGGCGAACCTCGGCGGCTCCCTATGCTGGAGCGCTATCACGTATCCCCTAATGACGGGAAGCATCAACGTCTCCTTGGGCGATATAACCGCTAGGAGGATCAAGGGATATGATCCCGGGGAATTGATTGTGAGCGTTCCGATTCATAAAATTTCCCACATCGTCGGGGGCATCGACCATTGCATCGCCGGGACGGCCAAGCCATCGAGGGGCTTAGGAAGATCAAATAGCTTTTAG
- a CDS encoding DUF87 domain-containing protein, which produces MRFYKKEGNTAHVIAFPDEEVERGDYLLIEDRASRRGLIAQVIDVQFVNLPGVLEDLLRDTMTEASIEGEDEDPFGVSSQVACLKDARLLVCKIRGAIDGGELLAHAPWLPSRIGSSVRKLSIEDLIRDGSPKRPIRLGRTKSGREVVIDAKGLDGKLNIIMGRKGTGKSHFSKLLLLNLTRYGAPCLVLDINGEYVNLGKDWDGRPNEFSDRIMVLRPGIHKFDIKGVGLKAMMDILLHALDLPPTSAKVFANMWKELALRNALSLSSIGTAIQCWSCHESVREALASRYHALVESDVFEDEGGMDFGEVAKWLQGGNSVVVNMRNKSSLVRRILVELFLGKLTELLSNHALRAIFLFAEEAHLYLGNTYWDDVVTRMRHLGIFATFITNQPETIREGIYRQADNIFLFNFANDHDLDFVSKTAKLDAESVKLLVSGLPERHCLSIGEAVRNFPLIFEVDRLSADTLGQTRYFFND; this is translated from the coding sequence ATGAGGTTCTACAAAAAGGAGGGCAACACGGCGCACGTGATCGCCTTCCCGGATGAGGAGGTTGAGAGGGGCGATTACCTGCTCATAGAGGATCGGGCGAGCAGGAGGGGCTTGATCGCACAGGTCATAGACGTGCAATTCGTGAACCTACCGGGCGTTCTGGAGGATCTGTTGAGGGATACGATGACCGAGGCGTCGATAGAGGGGGAGGACGAGGACCCATTCGGGGTTTCCTCGCAAGTGGCCTGCCTGAAGGACGCGAGGCTATTGGTTTGCAAGATAAGGGGGGCGATCGATGGCGGGGAGCTCTTGGCCCATGCGCCTTGGCTTCCCTCAAGGATCGGGTCCAGCGTTAGGAAGCTCTCCATTGAGGACCTGATCCGGGACGGCAGCCCCAAGAGGCCCATAAGGCTTGGGAGGACGAAGTCCGGGAGGGAGGTCGTGATAGACGCCAAGGGATTGGATGGGAAGCTGAACATAATAATGGGGAGGAAGGGCACCGGGAAATCGCATTTCTCGAAATTGCTCCTCCTGAACCTGACGAGATACGGGGCCCCTTGCTTGGTCTTGGATATAAACGGGGAATACGTAAATTTAGGCAAGGATTGGGATGGCCGCCCGAACGAGTTCAGCGATCGAATAATGGTCCTAAGGCCGGGGATCCATAAGTTCGATATCAAGGGGGTAGGGCTGAAGGCCATGATGGATATATTGCTCCACGCCCTCGACCTGCCGCCGACATCGGCGAAGGTCTTCGCAAATATGTGGAAGGAGCTGGCGCTTCGGAACGCCCTCAGCCTAAGCTCGATAGGGACGGCCATCCAATGCTGGAGTTGTCACGAGAGCGTTAGGGAGGCCCTCGCCTCCCGATATCATGCCCTAGTTGAATCGGACGTATTCGAGGACGAGGGGGGAATGGACTTCGGTGAGGTGGCGAAATGGCTCCAAGGCGGGAACTCCGTCGTGGTAAACATGAGGAACAAATCCTCCTTGGTCCGGAGGATCTTGGTCGAGCTCTTCCTCGGGAAGCTGACGGAGCTTTTATCCAACCACGCCCTGAGGGCCATATTCCTATTCGCTGAGGAAGCGCACTTATACTTGGGGAATACCTATTGGGATGACGTCGTGACGAGGATGAGGCATTTGGGCATATTCGCCACCTTCATAACCAACCAGCCCGAAACCATAAGGGAGGGGATCTATAGGCAGGCGGATAACATATTCCTATTCAACTTCGCCAACGACCACGACCTAGACTTCGTCTCCAAGACGGCGAAGCTGGATGCGGAGAGCGTCAAGCTCCTCGTGAGCGGGCTCCCAGAAAGGCATTGCCTATCGATCGGGGAAGCCGTGAGGAACTTCCCGCTGATCTTCGAGGTGGATAGGCTATCGGCCGATACGCTGGGCCAAACGAGGTACTTCTTCAACGATTGA
- a CDS encoding flavin reductase family protein, whose amino-acid sequence MPGTEIRFYGPDAISPSADVMKVDVEYLEFMWPMRHFLITCGDWRGRSNIIAISFCMPVSREPPLVACAIGKGAYSRGLISSFGEFVVNVPTKDLGPKIYYCGSHSGSRVDKFRETGLTPKPARRVRAPIIEECVAHMECEVKREIEVGDKVLFVGEVVEAYADEAVARGERRVEYAQGDFPRRVYGIRFGPSWPRHGGG is encoded by the coding sequence ATGCCGGGGACCGAAATAAGGTTTTATGGCCCGGATGCCATTTCGCCATCGGCGGACGTTATGAAGGTCGATGTGGAATATTTGGAATTTATGTGGCCGATGAGACACTTCCTGATAACCTGCGGGGATTGGAGGGGGAGGTCGAACATAATAGCGATCAGCTTCTGCATGCCCGTATCAAGGGAGCCCCCGCTGGTGGCCTGCGCGATAGGGAAGGGGGCCTATTCGCGGGGATTGATATCGAGCTTTGGGGAGTTCGTCGTAAACGTGCCGACGAAGGATCTGGGGCCGAAGATATACTACTGCGGATCCCACTCGGGATCGAGGGTCGATAAATTCAGGGAAACCGGGTTGACGCCCAAGCCGGCGCGGAGGGTGAGGGCTCCGATCATAGAGGAATGCGTCGCCCATATGGAGTGCGAGGTCAAGCGGGAGATCGAGGTGGGTGACAAGGTTCTGTTCGTGGGGGAGGTTGTGGAGGCGTATGCGGATGAGGCGGTCGCGAGGGGGGAGAGGAGGGTAGAGTACGCGCAGGGCGATTTCCCGAGGAGGGTATACGGCATAAGGTTCGGGCCATCTTGGCCCCGGCACGGCGGGGGATGA